Proteins from a genomic interval of Echeneis naucrates chromosome 21, fEcheNa1.1, whole genome shotgun sequence:
- the hnrnpa3 gene encoding heterogeneous nuclear ribonucleoprotein A3 produces MTRRDLRHCSMDICEMEDREAKEPEQLRKLFIGGLSFETTEESLRAHFEQWGSLTDCVVMRDPNSKRSRGFGFVTYSSVREVDDAMKARPHKVDGRVVEPKRAVSREDSNKPGAHLTVKKIFVGGIKEDTEEYHIREHFEKYGKIECIDIMEERSTGKKRGFCFVSFDDHDTVDKIVAQKFHTINFHNCEVRKALSKQEMSAISNNRGRSGGSGNFMGRGSNFGGGGNFGRGGYGGGRGGYGDDFDNGPGGNYGGGPGYGGGRGGYGGGGPGYGNQGGGFGGGCDGGYGGNDGGYGGGGNYNDFGNYGGQQSNYGPMKGNNFGGRNSGGPYGGGYGSGGGGGGGYGSRRY; encoded by the exons ATGACCCGCCGGGACCTGCGTCACTGCTCAATGGACATCTGCGAAATGGAG GACCGTGAGGCGAAGGAGCCCGAGCAGCTCCGGAAGCTGTTCATTGGGGGTCTGAGCTTTGAAACAACTGAGGAGAGTTTACGGGCCCATTTTGAACAATGGGGATCTCTCACCGACTGTGTG GTGATGAGGGACCCCAACAGCAAACGATCAAGAGGGTTCGGGTTTGTTACATACTCTTCTGTAAGGGAAGTCGATGATGCCATGAAAGCAAGGCCTCATAAAGTAGACGGTCGAGTTGTTGAACCCAAGAGGGCTGTTTCCAGAGAG GACTCCAATAAGCCAGGCGCCCATCTGACGGTAAAGAAGATCTTTGTTGGTGGTATCAAGGAGGACACTGAAGAGTACCACATACGAGAGCATTTTGAGAAATATGGAAAGATTGAATGCATTGACATCATGGAGGAACGCTCCACTGGGAAGAAGAGAGGGTTCTGCTTTGTGTCCTTTGATGACCATGACACTGTTGACAAAATTGTTG cccAGAAGTTCCACACAATCAACTTCCACAATTGTGAGGTCAGAAAAGCGCtgtcaaaacaggaaatgagtgCCATATCCAACAACAGAG GCAGGAGTGGAGGATCTGGAAACTTCATGGGCAGAGGTAGCAACTTTGGAGGTGGTGGCAACTTTGGGCGAG GTGGCTatggtggaggaagaggtggtTATGGTGATGATTTTGACAACG GGCCAGGAGGAAATTACGGCGGAGGACCAGGCTATGGAGGTGGCCGGGGGGGCTACGGAGGTGGTGGCCCTGGGTATGGAAACCAAGGAGGTGGGTTCGGTGGTGGCTGCGATGGAGGTTATGGAGGTAATGATGgag GCTACGGAGGAGGTGGAAATTACAATGACTTTGGAAATTATGGCGGACAACAGTCAAACTATGGGCCCATGAAGGGAAACAACTTTGGTGGTAGAAACTCAGGTGGTCCCTATGGCG GTGGCTATGGCTCTGGAGGCGGTGGTGGAGGAGGCTACGGATCGCGGCGGTATTAA